Proteins encoded in a region of the Flavobacterium sp. MDT1-60 genome:
- a CDS encoding ribonucleoside-diphosphate reductase subunit alpha, translating into MYVVKRDGHKEPVMFDKITERIKKLCYGLNELVDPVKVAMRVIEGLYDGVSTSELDNLAAETAASMTIAHPDYAQLAARVAISNLHSNTKKSFSETMKDMYHYVNPRNGQEAPLLSDEVFNVIQENAAFLDSHIIYTRDFNYDYFGFKTLERSYLLKINGKIVERPQHMLMRVSVGIHLDDLKSVIETYDLMSKKFFTHATPTLFNAGTPKPQMSSCFLLAMQDDSIDGIYDTLKQTAKISQSAGGIGLSIHNVRATGSYIRGTNGTSNGIVPMLRVFNDTARYVDQGGGKRKGSFAIYIETWHADIFEFLDLKKNTGKEEMRARDLFFAMWTSDLFMKRVQEDASWTLMCPNECPGLYDVYGEEFETMYLDYEFRGKGRKTIRARELWEKILESQIETGTPYMLYKDAANRKSNHKNLGTIRSSNLCTEIMEYTSKDEIAVCNLASISLPMFIDNGKFDHQALYNVTKRVTRNLNKVIDRNYYPVKEAENSNMRHRPVGLGVQGLADAFIMLRMPFTSDEAKALNQEIFETLYFAAVTASMEMAKEEGPYSTFEGSPMSKGEFQYNMWGMKDEELSGRWDWASLRKEVMEHGVRNSLLVAPMPTASTSQILGNNEAFEPYTSNIYTRRVLSGEFIVVNKHLLHDLVERGLWNETLKQEIMRHNGSVQNIDVIPQDLKELYKTVWEMSMKDIIDMSRQRGYFIDQSQSLNLFMQDANYSKLTSMHFYAWQSGLKTGMYYLRTKSAVDAIKFTLNNDKKEETTPALVAETEEINLEEYKAMLLKAQAAGPEDCEMCGS; encoded by the coding sequence ATGTATGTAGTAAAAAGAGATGGCCACAAAGAGCCCGTAATGTTTGATAAGATTACAGAAAGAATTAAAAAGTTGTGTTACGGCTTGAATGAACTTGTAGATCCTGTTAAGGTAGCCATGAGAGTTATTGAGGGATTGTATGATGGGGTTTCTACTTCTGAACTGGATAATCTTGCGGCAGAAACGGCAGCTTCTATGACTATTGCGCATCCTGATTATGCTCAATTGGCAGCACGTGTGGCAATTTCAAACCTACATTCAAATACAAAAAAATCTTTCTCAGAAACGATGAAAGATATGTATCACTACGTAAATCCAAGAAATGGACAAGAAGCGCCATTACTTTCGGATGAAGTATTTAACGTGATCCAGGAAAACGCTGCGTTTTTAGATTCTCATATCATTTATACAAGAGATTTCAATTACGATTACTTTGGTTTCAAAACTTTAGAGCGTTCGTATTTGCTTAAAATAAACGGAAAAATCGTAGAAAGACCACAACATATGTTGATGCGTGTTTCGGTTGGTATTCACTTAGACGATTTAAAATCGGTAATTGAAACTTACGATTTAATGTCTAAAAAGTTCTTTACGCATGCAACGCCAACGTTGTTCAATGCCGGAACTCCAAAACCTCAAATGTCTTCTTGTTTCCTTTTGGCAATGCAGGATGATAGTATTGATGGTATTTACGATACTTTAAAACAAACGGCTAAAATCTCGCAATCAGCGGGAGGAATAGGTCTTTCTATTCATAACGTTCGTGCAACGGGATCTTACATTCGCGGTACAAACGGAACTTCAAACGGAATTGTTCCGATGTTGAGAGTTTTCAACGATACGGCTCGTTACGTAGATCAGGGTGGTGGAAAACGTAAAGGAAGTTTTGCGATTTACATCGAAACCTGGCATGCTGATATCTTTGAATTCTTGGATTTAAAGAAAAATACAGGAAAAGAAGAAATGCGTGCGAGAGATTTATTCTTCGCTATGTGGACTTCTGATTTATTCATGAAACGTGTGCAGGAAGACGCTAGTTGGACATTAATGTGCCCGAACGAATGTCCTGGATTATACGATGTTTACGGAGAAGAATTCGAAACCATGTATTTGGATTATGAATTTAGAGGAAAAGGAAGAAAAACAATTCGTGCGCGTGAATTATGGGAGAAAATCCTTGAATCACAAATCGAAACAGGGACGCCTTATATGTTGTACAAAGATGCAGCAAACCGTAAATCGAACCACAAGAATTTAGGGACAATTCGTTCTTCTAACTTGTGTACTGAGATTATGGAGTACACTTCTAAAGATGAAATCGCAGTTTGTAACCTGGCTTCTATTTCGTTGCCAATGTTTATCGACAACGGAAAATTCGATCACCAGGCACTTTACAACGTTACTAAACGTGTAACACGTAACCTGAACAAAGTAATCGACAGAAACTATTACCCGGTAAAAGAAGCTGAAAACTCTAACATGCGTCACCGTCCGGTTGGATTGGGAGTGCAAGGTTTAGCAGATGCTTTCATCATGTTGCGTATGCCATTTACAAGTGATGAGGCTAAAGCATTAAACCAGGAAATTTTCGAAACTTTATACTTCGCTGCTGTAACTGCTTCTATGGAAATGGCGAAAGAAGAAGGGCCATATTCTACATTTGAAGGTTCTCCAATGTCTAAAGGGGAATTCCAATACAATATGTGGGGAATGAAGGATGAAGAATTATCTGGTCGTTGGGACTGGGCTTCATTAAGAAAAGAAGTAATGGAGCATGGAGTTCGTAACTCATTATTAGTAGCGCCAATGCCAACTGCTTCGACTTCTCAAATTCTTGGAAACAACGAAGCTTTCGAACCGTATACATCAAACATTTACACGCGTCGTGTATTGTCTGGAGAATTCATTGTAGTAAACAAACACTTACTTCATGATTTAGTAGAAAGAGGTTTATGGAATGAGACTTTGAAACAAGAAATTATGCGTCATAACGGATCTGTTCAAAATATTGATGTGATTCCGCAAGACTTAAAAGAATTATACAAAACAGTTTGGGAAATGTCGATGAAAGATATTATCGATATGTCACGCCAAAGAGGTTATTTCATTGACCAATCGCAATCATTGAACTTATTCATGCAAGATGCAAACTATTCTAAACTAACGTCAATGCACTTCTACGCTTGGCAATCAGGTTTGAAAACTGGAATGTATTATTTAAGAACAAAATCAGCTGTTGATGCGATTAAATTCACATTAAACAACGATAAAAAAGAAGAAACGACTCCAGCCTTAGTAGCAGAAACAGAAGAAATAAACCTTGAAGAGTATAAAGCGATGCTGTTAAAAGCACAAGCTGCAGGTCCTGAGGATTGTGAAATGTGTGGGTCTTAA
- a CDS encoding MarC family protein: MLEIDFKEIITVGMVLFAVIDIVGSIPIIVNLRAKVGHIESEKASIVAGLIMIVFLFVGEGLLNLIGIDVHSFAVAGSFVLFFLALEMILGIRIYRDEEPGSASIVPLAFPLIAGAGTMTTLLSLRSQFHTINIIIAILLNIILVYIVLKSSKKIENLLGENGLGVVRKTFGVILLAIAVKLFAANVKGLFV; encoded by the coding sequence ATGTTAGAAATTGACTTTAAAGAAATTATTACTGTTGGAATGGTGCTTTTCGCTGTAATTGATATTGTAGGATCTATTCCGATTATTGTCAATCTAAGAGCAAAAGTGGGACATATTGAATCTGAAAAAGCTTCGATTGTAGCCGGACTAATTATGATTGTTTTTCTTTTCGTTGGAGAAGGTTTGCTAAATCTTATCGGAATTGACGTGCATTCTTTTGCCGTTGCCGGTTCTTTTGTATTATTCTTTCTGGCTTTGGAAATGATTTTGGGAATTAGAATCTACCGTGACGAAGAACCTGGTTCAGCATCTATTGTTCCATTGGCTTTCCCATTAATTGCCGGAGCAGGAACAATGACTACTTTACTCTCACTCCGATCTCAATTTCATACTATCAATATCATTATTGCCATATTATTGAATATTATATTGGTTTATATCGTTTTAAAATCTTCTAAAAAAATCGAAAATTTATTAGGAGAAAATGGGCTTGGTGTGGTTCGCAAGACATTTGGAGTCATACTTTTAGCAATTGCTGTTAAATTATTCGCTGCTAATGTTAAAGGTTTGTTCGTCTAA
- a CDS encoding prephenate dehydratase produces the protein MTTKIAIQGIKGSFHHQVVKEYFSENVAIDECLSFEELIDSLLSGKSDQAVMAIENSIAGPIIPNYALIDKNNLHIIGEHYLSIHQNLMALKGQKIEDIKEVHSHPMAILQCMDFLKQYPNIKLVEDKDTAETARRIQEKQLTGIAAIASKTASEMYDLEIIAPEIQTIKNNMTRFVIIKKQNSFLPESEINRASIKFELDHKRGSLAAVLNVMSDCKLNLTKIQSLPKIETPWKYSFFVDVTFEKYEDFAKAKTLLNIMAEYFKILGEYKNTKPLSES, from the coding sequence ATGACAACTAAAATTGCAATACAAGGTATAAAAGGTTCTTTTCATCATCAGGTAGTGAAGGAGTATTTCTCTGAAAATGTGGCTATTGATGAATGTTTGTCTTTTGAAGAATTAATTGACAGTTTGCTTTCAGGAAAATCGGATCAGGCGGTTATGGCGATTGAGAATTCGATTGCAGGTCCAATTATTCCGAATTATGCATTGATTGACAAGAATAATTTGCACATCATTGGAGAACATTATTTAAGCATCCACCAAAATTTGATGGCTTTGAAAGGTCAGAAAATTGAAGATATAAAAGAAGTTCATTCGCACCCAATGGCAATATTGCAATGTATGGATTTCTTAAAGCAGTATCCAAACATTAAATTGGTTGAAGATAAAGATACGGCGGAAACGGCCAGAAGAATTCAGGAAAAACAATTAACTGGAATCGCAGCAATTGCAAGCAAAACAGCTTCGGAAATGTATGATTTAGAAATTATTGCTCCGGAAATTCAAACGATCAAAAATAATATGACCCGTTTTGTGATCATCAAAAAACAGAATTCATTTTTACCGGAAAGCGAAATCAACAGAGCTTCAATAAAATTTGAATTAGATCACAAAAGAGGAAGCTTGGCAGCGGTTTTGAATGTAATGAGCGACTGCAAACTGAATTTAACAAAAATTCAGTCGCTTCCGAAAATTGAAACACCCTGGAAATATTCATTCTTCGTAGATGTGACATTTGAGAAATACGAAGATTTTGCAAAAGCCAAAACGTTATTAAATATAATGGCAGAATATTTTAAAATTCTGGGAGAATATAAAAACACAAAACCTTTAAGTGAGTCTTAA
- a CDS encoding DUF1501 domain-containing protein, protein MNRRNFLTLTGTFTGGLLVLPDFLHAFGSQNNLITGEQCIVFVQLNGGNDGLNTFIPYDNPLYYDLRTKIALNKDVVIGKNKGMAFHPSLKDFAQIQQNGDLTVIQNVGYPEPIRSHFRSQEIWQTATDSNKYINEGWLGRYLDLQCNGHQATAGINLDSIDNLALKGMEPNSITVKDPNRFKVKSDKDENVVLSDNPQLDFVRKIANSVTEGSDEIQKALAKSKTEISYPKTGLSKNLEWIARLIKGNLNSKVYYTSLGGFDTHDNQLAIHERKLTDLNDALYSFYQDLKQAQLMQNVTVVVFSEFGRRVRDNGNGTDHGTAAPMFIIGGNNKGTILGNNPNLSDLDNGDLKYEIDFRSVYASLLKEKMNFDYSKIGIRNRPVSGLF, encoded by the coding sequence ATGAACAGAAGAAATTTTCTAACATTGACGGGGACATTCACAGGAGGATTGCTTGTGCTTCCTGATTTTTTGCATGCTTTTGGTTCACAAAACAATTTGATAACCGGCGAGCAATGTATTGTTTTTGTACAACTGAACGGAGGAAATGACGGATTGAATACTTTTATTCCGTACGACAATCCTTTGTATTATGATTTGAGGACTAAAATTGCTTTGAATAAAGATGTAGTTATCGGAAAAAATAAAGGAATGGCATTTCATCCCTCTCTGAAAGATTTTGCTCAAATACAACAAAATGGAGATTTAACCGTAATTCAGAATGTGGGTTATCCAGAACCAATTCGCTCGCATTTCAGAAGTCAGGAAATTTGGCAAACCGCAACCGATTCTAATAAATATATAAATGAAGGCTGGCTGGGAAGATATTTAGATTTGCAATGCAATGGTCATCAGGCTACGGCGGGAATAAATTTAGATTCGATTGATAATTTAGCGTTGAAAGGAATGGAACCCAATTCGATTACGGTAAAAGATCCAAACCGATTTAAAGTGAAGTCAGATAAGGATGAAAATGTAGTATTGTCTGATAATCCACAATTAGATTTTGTTAGAAAAATTGCCAATTCGGTAACAGAAGGTTCTGATGAAATTCAGAAAGCATTGGCAAAATCCAAAACAGAAATCAGTTATCCAAAAACAGGTTTATCTAAAAATCTCGAATGGATCGCCCGATTAATAAAAGGAAATTTGAATTCGAAAGTCTATTACACATCACTGGGAGGTTTTGATACCCACGACAATCAGCTCGCCATTCACGAAAGAAAGTTAACCGATCTGAATGATGCCTTATATAGCTTTTATCAGGATTTAAAACAGGCACAATTAATGCAAAATGTTACAGTTGTTGTATTCTCCGAATTCGGAAGGAGAGTTAGAGACAACGGAAACGGCACAGATCACGGAACTGCAGCGCCAATGTTTATTATTGGAGGAAACAATAAAGGAACCATTTTAGGAAATAATCCAAACTTATCTGACTTAGATAATGGTGATTTAAAATATGAAATTGATTTCAGAAGTGTGTATGCTTCTTTATTAAAAGAAAAAATGAATTTCGATTATTCTAAAATTGGAATTAGGAATAGGCCGGTTTCTGGATTGTTTTAA
- a CDS encoding DUF3109 family protein: MFQLGKTIISEDILEKEFVCNLSACKGACCVDGDAGAPLSEAETKILEEIYPKVKPFLRKEGIAAIEAQGTWVKGTDGDLETPLIDEKDCAYVIFDGKTALCGIEQAYNQGIVDWKKPVSCHLYPIRVKDFTEFAAVNYDKWDICDDACSLGKELEVPVYKFVKEALIRRFGEDWYMELEKVAEELKNS, from the coding sequence ATGTTTCAATTAGGGAAAACCATTATTTCAGAAGATATTCTTGAGAAAGAATTTGTGTGCAACTTGTCAGCTTGTAAAGGAGCCTGCTGTGTTGATGGAGATGCCGGTGCGCCTTTAAGCGAAGCAGAAACTAAAATTCTGGAAGAAATTTACCCAAAAGTAAAACCATTTTTACGCAAGGAAGGAATTGCAGCTATCGAAGCGCAGGGAACCTGGGTAAAAGGAACCGATGGTGATCTTGAAACACCGTTAATAGATGAAAAAGATTGTGCTTACGTTATTTTTGACGGAAAAACTGCCCTTTGCGGAATTGAGCAAGCTTACAATCAGGGAATCGTAGATTGGAAAAAACCAGTTTCGTGTCATTTATATCCAATCCGTGTGAAAGACTTTACGGAGTTTGCTGCGGTGAATTATGATAAATGGGATATTTGCGATGATGCCTGTTCTTTAGGTAAAGAATTGGAAGTTCCGGTGTATAAATTTGTGAAAGAAGCCTTGATTCGCCGCTTTGGTGAAGACTGGTATATGGAACTCGAAAAAGTAGCTGAAGAGCTTAAAAACTCTTAA
- a CDS encoding pyridoxal phosphate-dependent aminotransferase has product MITTAKRLDTVEEYYFSSKLREVRQLQSEGKSIINMGIGSPDLSPSKAVIEAVAAAIQDENGHGYQSYQGLPELRKGMADFYQNQFGVELNPNNEILPLMGSKEGIMHISLAFLNEGDHVLIPNPGYPTYTSVTNLVGAVPVYYDLKEVNAWEPDFEALEKLDLSKVKIMWLGYPHMPTGARGSLALFEKLVAFAKKHNILLVNDNPYSFVLNDNPMSLLQVEGAKEVALELNSLSKTFNMAGWRVGMVLGNPEIIDAVLKVKSNMDSGMYYGIQKGAIAALNCDKSWFEDQNKIYRRRRELTEKLAEKLGCKVYKEGVGLFVWAKLPEGIESAEKFIDEILYEKHIFITPGTIFGSNGEGYIRFSLCVKEEKVQEAIDRF; this is encoded by the coding sequence ATGATTACAACAGCAAAAAGATTAGATACAGTTGAAGAATACTATTTCTCATCAAAATTGAGAGAAGTGCGTCAACTGCAGTCTGAAGGAAAATCTATCATCAATATGGGAATTGGAAGCCCTGATTTGAGTCCGTCGAAAGCAGTAATTGAAGCGGTTGCCGCAGCAATTCAAGATGAAAACGGACATGGTTATCAGAGTTATCAGGGATTGCCGGAATTGAGAAAAGGAATGGCAGATTTTTATCAGAATCAGTTTGGTGTTGAGTTGAATCCGAATAATGAGATTTTGCCTTTGATGGGTTCGAAAGAAGGAATTATGCATATTTCATTAGCTTTTTTAAATGAAGGCGATCACGTTTTAATTCCGAATCCAGGTTATCCAACGTATACTTCGGTAACCAATTTGGTTGGAGCGGTTCCGGTTTATTACGATCTGAAAGAAGTAAATGCCTGGGAACCGGATTTTGAAGCTTTAGAAAAACTGGATCTTTCGAAAGTAAAAATTATGTGGCTGGGATATCCGCACATGCCTACAGGAGCAAGAGGAAGTTTAGCGTTATTTGAAAAATTGGTTGCTTTTGCTAAAAAACACAACATATTATTGGTTAACGATAATCCGTATAGTTTTGTTTTGAATGATAATCCGATGAGTTTATTGCAAGTTGAAGGCGCGAAGGAAGTGGCCTTAGAATTGAATTCATTAAGCAAAACTTTCAACATGGCAGGCTGGAGAGTGGGAATGGTTTTAGGAAATCCTGAAATTATCGATGCGGTGCTGAAAGTAAAAAGTAATATGGACAGCGGAATGTATTACGGAATTCAGAAAGGTGCAATTGCCGCCTTAAATTGTGATAAATCATGGTTTGAAGATCAAAACAAAATTTACAGACGACGTAGAGAATTAACAGAAAAACTAGCAGAAAAACTAGGTTGCAAAGTGTATAAAGAAGGAGTTGGACTTTTTGTCTGGGCAAAATTGCCGGAAGGAATCGAATCTGCAGAAAAGTTCATCGACGAAATATTATACGAGAAACATATTTTTATCACACCGGGAACAATCTTCGGAAGTAATGGTGAAGGATATATCAGATTTTCGTTGTGTGTAAAAGAAGAAAAAGTACAAGAAGCGATTGATAGATTTTAG
- a CDS encoding ribonucleotide-diphosphate reductase subunit beta has translation MSQVEPILQENKNRFVIFPIKHHDIWEWYKKMEASFWTAEEIDLHQDLTDWNNKLSDDERYFIKHILAFFAASDGIVNENLAENFVNEVQYAEAKFFYGFQIMMENIHSETYSLLIDTYVKDEAEKAELFNALEVFPAIRKKADWALKWIESDSFAERLIAFAAVEGIFFSGAFCSIYWLKKRGLMPGLTFSNELISRDEGVHCDFAVHLHNHHLINKVPKDRIKEIIVDALDIEREFVTESLPVSLIGMNAVLMTQYLEFVADRLLVELGCERVYGSANPFDFMDMISLQGKTNFFEKRVAEYQKSGVMNTDSDAQKISFDADF, from the coding sequence ATGTCACAAGTCGAACCAATATTACAAGAAAATAAAAATCGTTTCGTTATTTTTCCAATCAAACATCATGATATTTGGGAATGGTACAAAAAGATGGAAGCTAGTTTTTGGACTGCGGAAGAAATCGACTTACACCAGGATTTGACAGATTGGAATAATAAGTTAAGTGACGACGAAAGATATTTCATCAAACATATTTTAGCATTCTTTGCTGCATCTGATGGAATCGTAAATGAAAACCTTGCTGAGAATTTTGTAAATGAGGTACAATATGCTGAAGCGAAGTTTTTCTATGGTTTCCAAATCATGATGGAGAACATTCATAGTGAAACGTATTCATTATTAATTGATACTTATGTGAAAGATGAAGCAGAAAAAGCAGAATTGTTTAATGCTTTGGAGGTTTTTCCTGCTATTAGAAAAAAAGCAGACTGGGCTTTAAAATGGATAGAATCTGATTCGTTTGCTGAAAGACTAATTGCTTTTGCTGCTGTTGAAGGTATATTCTTTTCAGGTGCTTTTTGTTCTATTTATTGGTTGAAAAAACGTGGTTTAATGCCAGGTTTAACTTTTTCTAATGAGTTGATTTCTCGTGACGAAGGCGTACATTGTGATTTTGCAGTTCACCTGCATAATCATCACTTAATTAATAAAGTTCCAAAAGACAGAATTAAAGAAATCATCGTTGATGCTTTGGATATCGAGAGAGAATTTGTAACAGAATCTCTTCCGGTAAGTTTAATTGGAATGAATGCTGTTCTAATGACGCAATATCTGGAATTTGTTGCCGATAGATTATTGGTAGAATTAGGTTGTGAGCGTGTATATGGATCAGCGAATCCGTTTGATTTCATGGACATGATCTCTCTTCAGGGAAAAACTAATTTCTTTGAAAAACGTGTTGCCGAGTATCAAAAATCTGGTGTGATGAACACAGACAGCGATGCTCAGAAAATTTCATTTGACGCAGATTTTTAG
- a CDS encoding nuclear transport factor 2 family protein, with amino-acid sequence MKKQVIEAEIELLTAIKNADVSVLERLLHDDLLFNMPDGQTINKEFDLHSYRSGKMSIDTLEVSDQVVNVIKDSAVVCVTVSLKGNYENNPIEGTFRYIRVWKQFHDQVKVIAGSCIQLQ; translated from the coding sequence ATGAAAAAACAAGTAATAGAAGCAGAAATAGAATTATTGACAGCCATTAAAAATGCAGATGTTTCAGTTTTAGAAAGACTGCTTCATGATGACTTGCTTTTTAATATGCCTGACGGACAAACAATAAACAAAGAATTTGATTTGCATTCCTATCGTTCCGGTAAAATGAGTATTGATACACTCGAGGTTTCAGATCAGGTTGTTAATGTAATTAAAGATTCAGCTGTGGTTTGTGTTACAGTTTCATTAAAAGGAAATTATGAAAATAATCCAATCGAAGGTACATTTCGTTATATCAGAGTTTGGAAACAATTTCATGATCAGGTAAAAGTGATTGCCGGAAGTTGCATTCAATTACAATAG
- a CDS encoding DUF1800 domain-containing protein, giving the protein MKKSNLWSLRLGFSGKEADKIEKLGLEKFLKHSYDSKFDTQLPAFLDDDPKTLLELKALRESIKTADSEFKKKILKKEIYSNVELKKWWIAKMRNDEFPLRESMVCFWHNHFVSTSQKVKVNYWIYQHNMILREHAFGNFKELTRQIVKSNAMVKYLDNVDNKKGKYNENLSRELLELFTIGIGNYSESDIKEGARALAGLNYGDDGAVYRKNIEDNSDKTYFGKTGNWKADDLVDIIFEQKNIPYLITRKILKWFVYDNPSEDLVTYYGDYFRKVKFEIQPLLTKIFTEEYKKDNSGTKIKNPLVYILQLLEELHIDDLDDAMILFFLKQQGMDLYNQINVKGWDGGNSWLTSQIYLQRNNTSDLLCSGRSITKRVLNTMNSENEKTKTEFEKINVKIDFDADGNNKTIITELSDRLLFKVNDSMQKDMENLLKYDFDLKDEHANFAVARLFNYITKLPEYQLI; this is encoded by the coding sequence ATGAAAAAAAGCAATCTTTGGTCGTTACGATTGGGTTTCTCCGGTAAAGAAGCCGATAAAATTGAAAAACTAGGATTAGAAAAATTTCTAAAACATTCCTATGATTCAAAGTTTGACACGCAACTTCCTGCTTTTTTAGATGACGATCCCAAAACACTTCTCGAGCTCAAAGCATTGCGCGAATCCATAAAAACTGCGGATTCTGAATTCAAAAAGAAGATTCTCAAAAAAGAAATTTATTCAAACGTAGAATTAAAAAAATGGTGGATTGCCAAAATGCGAAATGACGAATTTCCATTACGGGAGAGTATGGTTTGTTTTTGGCACAATCATTTCGTTTCAACTTCCCAAAAAGTAAAGGTCAATTATTGGATTTACCAACACAATATGATTTTACGGGAACATGCTTTTGGAAATTTCAAGGAATTAACCAGGCAAATTGTAAAATCGAATGCGATGGTAAAATACTTAGATAATGTCGATAATAAAAAGGGTAAATACAATGAAAATCTAAGTCGGGAATTGCTGGAATTATTCACGATCGGAATTGGAAACTATTCTGAAAGTGATATCAAAGAAGGAGCGAGAGCTTTAGCGGGATTAAATTACGGTGATGACGGCGCTGTTTACAGAAAAAATATAGAAGATAATAGCGACAAAACCTATTTCGGTAAAACGGGAAACTGGAAAGCTGATGATTTGGTCGACATTATTTTTGAACAGAAAAATATTCCGTATTTAATTACCCGAAAAATCCTGAAATGGTTTGTTTATGATAATCCGTCAGAAGATTTGGTGACTTATTACGGAGATTATTTTAGAAAAGTAAAGTTTGAAATCCAACCACTGCTGACTAAAATTTTCACAGAAGAATATAAAAAGGACAATTCAGGAACGAAAATTAAAAACCCGCTGGTTTATATTCTACAGCTTTTAGAAGAATTGCATATTGATGATTTAGATGATGCCATGATTTTATTTTTTCTGAAACAACAGGGAATGGATTTGTACAACCAAATAAATGTGAAAGGCTGGGACGGAGGAAATTCCTGGCTGACTTCGCAAATTTATCTGCAACGCAATAACACTTCAGATTTGCTTTGCAGTGGAAGAAGCATCACCAAAAGAGTTTTAAATACAATGAATTCTGAGAATGAAAAAACAAAAACAGAATTCGAAAAAATCAATGTAAAAATTGATTTTGATGCTGATGGAAATAACAAAACCATAATTACTGAATTGTCAGACAGATTGCTGTTTAAAGTAAATGACTCCATGCAAAAAGACATGGAAAATTTACTGAAATACGATTTTGATCTCAAAGATGAGCATGCCAATTTTGCGGTGGCGAGACTCTTTAATTACATCACGAAATTGCCGGAATATCAGTTGATTTAA
- a CDS encoding FAD-dependent oxidoreductase, which yields MFDVLIIGGGVSGISCALVLGSAKNKAFVTDKKIGIFTHQKNSSLQEAVFYNAYGITPGKLGSELLVESTQDLAMTYPHITQIPNEKVVKVEGTYPEFTVTTNKNTYKTKSIVIGIGSANTFDIEGLMQYIEPHKKALPEKQRIQLKNDDHKVADGIYVIGTLAGWRSQLAIAAGSGAAVATDILTLWNNGVQTHAHDSIRQINNILKTIKRLSFIKRKVLIFLNLLMV from the coding sequence ATGTTTGACGTTCTTATTATTGGCGGAGGCGTATCAGGAATATCATGTGCTCTCGTTTTAGGTTCTGCCAAAAACAAAGCTTTTGTAACCGATAAAAAAATCGGAATCTTCACCCATCAAAAGAATTCTTCACTGCAAGAAGCAGTCTTCTATAACGCATACGGAATAACACCTGGTAAATTAGGATCTGAATTACTTGTAGAAAGCACACAAGACCTTGCTATGACTTATCCTCACATTACTCAGATTCCAAACGAGAAAGTAGTTAAAGTTGAAGGTACTTATCCTGAATTTACAGTTACTACAAATAAAAACACATACAAAACAAAAAGTATCGTTATCGGAATAGGATCTGCCAATACTTTTGATATCGAGGGTTTAATGCAATATATTGAACCTCACAAAAAAGCACTTCCCGAAAAACAACGTATTCAGCTTAAAAACGACGATCATAAAGTCGCCGATGGCATTTATGTTATTGGAACTTTAGCAGGCTGGAGAAGTCAATTAGCCATTGCTGCCGGAAGCGGCGCAGCTGTTGCCACAGATATTCTTACCTTATGGAATAATGGCGTGCAAACACATGCTCACGATAGTATTCGACAAATTAACAATATATTAAAAACCATTAAGAGATTAAGTTTTATTAAGCGCAAAGTCTTAATTTTCCTTAATCTCTTAATGGTTTAA